Part of the Streptomyces antimycoticus genome, TGGGGGTGTCGATGTAGTACATGAGGCGGCCGTCGGGGCTCCAGCCGATGCCGTTGCTGACCGTCACCTCCGGCAGGAACTCCGCAGGGGAGCCGTCGGCCCCGATCCGGGAGAGCGTGCCGCCACCGGCCGTCTCGTCGTAGCGCATGGTGCCCGCCCACAGCGCGCCGTCCGGCGCCACCGCGGCGTCGTTGCCACGGCGGCCGGGGACCGCCTCGCGCACCAGCCAGTCGAAGCCGCCGTCGGCGCCGTACATCCCGATGCCGTCGCGGAGGTTGACCACCAGACCGCCGCCCGCGCGGGGCTTGGCCGCGCCGACATGCTGCTCGGTGGCCAGGGTGGTGCGGCGGCCGGTGGCGGGGTCGTAGGTGTGGACGCGGGAGGAGAGGATGTCCACCCAGATCAGCCGCCGGGCGGCGGCGTCCCAGGTGGGTCCCTCACCGAGCACGGCGCTCGCGCGCACCGCGATCTCGAGCGATGGCCGTGTGCTCATATGTCCCGCCTCCGATGTCCCAGCCGCGCCGACAGCTCTCCCGCGCCCTTGGCCGCCAGCTCCTCCAGCTCGGCCTGGCGCTCCTCGCTCCAGCGGATCGTCGGCACCGAGATCGACAGCGCCGCGACCACCTTGCCCGTGGAGTCCCGCACGGGCGCCGCCACGCAGCTCACATCCGGGTTGGACTCCCGCTGCTCGACCGCGATGCCGCGTTCGCGCACGGTGAGGAGATGGCGGCGCAGTTCGACGGGGGAGGTGATGCTGTTGTCCGTCATCGCGGGCAGCGGCTGCTCGTTGGACAGCCGCGCGTCCAGGGCGTCGTCCGGCAGGGAGGCGAGCAGCATCTTGCCGACCGAGGTGCAGTGGGCAGGCAACCGGCGGCCGGCGGCGGAGACCATGCGGACGGCGTGGGTGGAGTCGACCTTGGCGATATAGATGACGTCCATGCCCTCGAGAATCGCGACATGCACGGTCTCGTCGCAGGTCTCCGCGACGCTCCGGGCCACCTGCCGGCCCTCGGCGGCCAGGTCGAGCTGCTCGGCATAGCGACTGCCGAGCTGATACGGCCGTACCCCGAGCCGATAGCGGCCGGGCTGGTCGGGTACCTGGACCAGATAGGAACGGGCGGCCAGAGTGGTCACCAGCTCATGGACGGTCGTACGGGGCAGGCCGAGCCGGCGGGTGATCTCGGGTGCGGAGAGAGTGCCGTCTCCGTCCAGGAAGAGCTCGAGTATGTCCAGAGCCCGTGTCACCGCGGGTACCAGGCGTCCCATAGTGCCGCCCTCCCTTCTGGTCAGATGGCAAGCGTTCGAGATTCCGGCCGGTGGCCGGTATCGCGAACACAGGTTATGCGGAGCGGACTTCCCCCGGCAATGGTCCGGCAAAGTAGGAGCCATGGATTCCGCGCCCGGCTCGTTCCTCCAGCCCGACTCATTTCCCACCCCCTTCCCCTTCGTCCTCGTACTGCTGCGGCGGATGGCCGACCATCAGCCGGGGCTGGTCGAGGACGCACTGCGCGAGCTGGGCTTCGGGCGTGCGGTGATGCGCGAGGCCAACCGTCGCTGGCAGGCCATGCAGCGCTCGCCACGGCGGCGCTCGGCGGTCGCCCGCTACCGCTCCGTGCTGGGCCCGCCCGAGTCCACCTCCGCCCGCCGGATCGGCGATCTGACGAGCGAGGCGCTGAGCTGGTCCCTGCCGCTGTGGCCGGATCTGCGGTTCGAGGTGCTCACCGCGCCGAACGGGGCGGTGTGGAACGAGTGGCTGGTGCGCGCTCCGGGCGCGCCCGGGCCGCGCCTGCGGACGGCCGCCGACCTCGTGCCCTGGTCCTGCACGGTGGACGAGGTGGCGCGCGCCTTCGCACCCGCGCGGCCCATGGAGGGCTCGGCGCCCACCCGCTGGCGGCTGGCCTTCGACGCGCCGGAGGCGGAGAACGGTGAACTCCGCCACTATGTGGCGGAGTTCACCTGGGGACTGCTGCAGCGCGTGGAGAACGTCAGGCCAGCTTCGCCGACAGCGTGATCTCCGTACCGGCGAGCGCCTGGCTCACCGGGCAGTTCTTCTTGGCGTCCTCGGCCGCCGCGGTGAACGCGGCCTCGTCCAGGCCCTCCACCGTGCCCTCGACGGTGAGGTGGATGCCGGTGATCCCGGTGCCGGGCTGGAAGGTGACGTCGGCCTGGGTGGTCAGCTGGGTGGGCGGGTTGCCCGCCTGGGTGAGGCCGTGCGAGAGCGCCATCGAGAAGCAGCTGGAGTGGGCCGCCGCGATCAGCTCCTCGGGGCTGGTCTTGCCGTTGGCCTGCTCGGCGCGGGACGGCCAGGAGACCTGCTGCTCGCCGATGCCGGAGGAGTCGAAGGTGACGGTCCCCTGTCCCTGGGCCAGATTGCCCTGCCAGACGGTGTGCGCGGTACGCGTCGTAGCCATGCTCGCTGTTCCCTGCTTCCTGTCGGTGACGTCCACCCGTCGGTGGTGGAGCGCCGAACGAGACGTATGCGTAGACCGAGACGTCTAGGTAGACCGAGACGGATACGTAGACGGTCGGAGGTGATCACCCGGCGGGGGTGCCACCGCTTCCGGTCGCCCCCTGCCCGGAGATCGACTCCGAGCCTACGTTCCAGGCGACCACGACCGGGCGACCATGCTCAGTTCCGAGTCGACTCACGGTCGCGGTGTCCAGCCGGAAGAGCGCGCCGGCGGACGGGGGCAGGCCCAGCCGACGGGCGGTGAGCACCCGCAGTACGTGGGCGTGCGCCACCAGCACCACATCGGCGCCGTCCTCCGCCGCCAGCTCGGCGGCGATCCGGTCGAGCACCCGGTCCACACGGGCCCCGATCCGCTCGGGCGACTCCCCGGGGTGGTCGGGACCGCCCGGCGGGACGCCGTCGGTCCACAGGTCCCAGTCGGGGCGGGTGCGGTGGATCTCGGTGGTGGTGATGCCCTCGTAGCCGCCGTAGTCCCATTCGTGCAGCTCGGGCTCGACAGTGAGGTCTTCCAGCCCGGCGAGCCGAGCGGTGCGCGTGGCCCGCGCCATCGGGCTGACCAGGGTGAGCCCGATCTTCCGCGCGGCGAGCGGCGGGCGCAGGGCGCGGGCCTGCTCCTCACCGCGCGGGGTCAGGGGCACATCGGTCCAGCTGGTGTGCTTGCGCGACCGGCTCCACTCGGTTTCGCCGTGCCGGATCAGCACCAACTCAGCCACGGTTGCCGGATGCCTTCTCGTCGCCGGCGGCGGCCTGCTCCTTCTCCTCGTCGATGGCCCGCTTCTCGTTCGACGCGGCGGCGATGGACGCCCGCACGCTGTCCATGTCGAGGTCGCGGGCCTGGCCGATGACGTCCTCCAGGGCCGGCTCGGGGAGGGCGCCGGGCTGGGCGAAGACCGCGATGTTCTCCCGCACGATCATCAGCGTGGGGATGGACTGGATGTCGAAGGCGGCGGCCAGTTCGGGCTGCGCCTCGGTGTCGACCTTGGCGAACAGCAGATCCTGATGGCGCTCGGCGGCCTTCTCGTAGATGGGCGCGAACATCCGGCACGGCCCGCACCAGGAGGCCCAGAAATCGATCAGGACGAATTCGCTACCGGACACGATCTCGTCGAAGTTGTCCTTGGTGAGCTCGACGGTGCTAGTGCTCATGCCTGCGTTACCCGCTTCCGTACATCGGCAGATGCCACATGCACGGTAACCCCGCCACCGCCCGCGGTTATTCCGGGGCCGTGGCGCCCTTACCGCTGCTCGACGGGTCAGGCCGTCCGGAAGCGTATGCCCAGGTCGGCGGGGGTGAAACGGCCTACGTCCCTGGGGGACAGCCCGCGGTCGGTCCCGCGGAAGACCCAGAAGCCACCCGTCCTGCCGTGGCCGTAGCCGGGCGCGGCGGCGATCACCTCGGCGTGTCCGTCCCCGTCGACGTCGAGCAGCGGGGGCTGGGGGGCGAAGGCGTCGAAGCCGTAGGGAGTGTGCCGGCCGGGCACCCCCGGGGTGTCCAGGTCCAGGGTCTGCTCTCCGCCGTTCCCCTCGTGCGCGCTCGCGGCCGGGTCGTACTCGCCGCCGTGCCCGCGCCGTGCCCCGGGCAGCAGGGTGAGCCGGCCGTTGCCGTAGTTCTTCTCCGGGGTGGCCACCACCAGGTCGGGGCGGCCGTCGCCGGTGATGTCGCCGACGGACGGGGAGCCGCCGAAGCCATCGCCGCGCCGTGCGTCGCCGGGCAGACCCGGCCCCGACGGATCGACCGTGAGATCCGAACGCCCCCGGCCCAGGCCGGACCTGGCGCCGTGGACGACGGTCAGCCGCCCGGCGCCGGAGTGCCGCCCGGGGCCGAGGGTCCCCTGGCCGGGCGCGAGCAGATCGTCGATCCCGTCGTGGTCGGCGTCCCCGGCCGCGGGCTCGCGCGGGCCGTCCTCCGTGCCCAGGGCGTGGGCCAGGCGCGCCTCGGGCCGCTTGTCCCGCACCAGGCCGTTGGGGCCGCCGCGGTAGTGGGCGACGGGGGTGTCGAGGGGGGCGGTGTCGTCGGGTTCCGGCTGGTCGGGCTGGTCGGACCGTTCCGGCTGCGCGAGGTCGTAGCGGTAGGTCAGCACCACATCGGTGCGACGGTCGCCGTCGAAGTCCCCGGCGGTGGCGGTGGCAGGCGCCGTGGCGGGCGCCGCGCGGCGGGCCCGGCCGGTGGGGAGTGGGGTGGTACGGGCGGGGCCCGCCTTGGTGCCGAACGGCCCGTACAACACCCGGACCGCACCCCGGCCGTCGGCCGCCGAGGCCAGCAGGTCGGCCGCGCCGTCCCCGTCGAAGTCCCCCACGGCCAGCGCCAGAAATCCGGCCGCACCACCCCGGAGCGGGCGCGGCGCGGCCAGCCCGCGGGGGCCGCCGCGCATCATCACCGTCTCCCCCGTCCGCTCGCCCCGCGGCGAACTCGCGTGCCGGAAGCGCGCCGTCACCAGGTCGGTGAAGCCGTCGCCGTCGAGATCGGTGCGCAGCAGGGGCCCGACGTAGTCGTCCTCGGCGCCGTCGACGACGAGGCGGTGCCGCGGGTCGAGGCCGTGCGCCGAGCCGTAGACCACCGCCAGCCGGGCGGGCAGCGGCCCCCGGGAGGCGCTGGTGGGGCGGATGGCGGTGGCGAAGTCGTCGTAACCGTCGCCGTTGAAGTCCCCGAGCGAGGCACCGGCCGTCCCCTTCGTGGCCCCCTCGATCGGCTTCGGGCCCCCGTGGCGGCCCTCGCTGCACCCGGCGAGCAGCAGCACGGACACGGTCACGGCGGCGACGGGAACGGACGAACGCACGCTGGCACCTCGCGAGGCGGATCGAGCGGTCACGGACAAGGGTCGGGGACGAACGGACGGCGGTCCGGGACAAGGGGCACGGACAACGGGCACGGCTACGGACACAGCTACGGACACGAACGCGGATGCGAACGAAGGCTTCACCGCTCAAGGACTCCAGGAAGCACGATCGGGTTGCCTCACGGCCGTCCCCGCCGACGCCTCCGCGGAATGCACGCGACACCGGGCACCGAGGTTGCGATCATGGCGAGAAAACCTCTCCGGACGAGGAAGGGCGATGCCCGATGCCGGCCATACCCGCCGACCCGACCGTGCTGCACCCGATGCCCGAGCAGCCGCGGGTGGTGCTGCTGAAGCCGCTGATCACCTCGCCGCTGATCGAGGTCGGGGAGTTCTCGTACTACGACGACCCGGATGACCCCACCGCGTTCGAGTCCCGCAATGTGCTGTACCACTACGGGCCCGAGCGGCTGGTCATCGGGAAGTTCTGCGCGCTGGGCGAAGGGGTGCGGTTCATCATGAACGGCGCCAACCACCGCATGGACGGCCCCTCCACCTTCCCCTTCCCCATCATGGGCGGCTCGTGGGCCGACCACTTCGACCTGATCACCGGCCTGCCGGGCCGGGGCGACACCGTGGTGGGCCATGACGTCTGGTTCGGATACCGGACGATGGTGATGCCCGGGGTCCGCATCGGCCACGGTGCGGTCATCGCCTCCGGTTCCGTGGTGGTGGACGACGTCCCCGACTACGGCATCGTCGGCGGCAACCCGGCGGGGCTCATCCGCCGCCGCTACGACGACGCGGACATCGCCCGGCTGCTGGCCCTGGCCTGGTGGGACTGGCCGATCGAGCACCTCACCGCCCATATCCGCACGATCATGTCCGGAAGCGTGGACGAGCTGGAGGCGGCGGCCCCGCGCTGAACCCTGTCCGGCGGGCGGCAGAGGGGGCCTGCGCTACGGTCGCGGCCGTAGCGCAGGCCGTAGAGCAGGCCCCTTCTCTCAGTGCTCGAGACTCGTAGAGCAGGCCCCTTCTCTCAGTGCTCGAGACTCATGTACAGCCGGGTGCCCCGTGGCTGGTAGCCGACGCGTTCGTAGACGCGGCGGGAGCCCTCACCCGAGTACTCCAGCCATACCGACTGGGCTCCTCGGGCGAACATCGTCTCGGTCAGCGCGGCGGTGACCGCGGCGGCGATGCCCTGGCCGCGGAAGGCGGGCCGGGTGCCCACGCCCGCCAGTTCCGCGGTGCCCACGGCGGGCGCCGAGCAGGTGGCCCCGCCGGCGCAGCCCCCGTCGGGTGCCCGGACGAACCGGACCGCTCCCCCGTCCTCCTGGATGCGGCGCAGCCGGGCCGCCCCCTCCAGGGAGGAGGCGAACTCACCGGCGAACGCCTCGGACAGCGCGGCGTCGATCGCCCGGTAGTCCTCGTCCGTGGACGGGACGGTTACCGGGCCCGCCGGCGGGACCTCGGCCGGGCCGGCCTCCGTGTCCTGAGGAAGGGTGAGCCTGTCCGGGGTGCACACCAGATACGCGTGCACCGCCTCCACGGTGAATCCCGCCTCCCGCAGCGCGGGCTCCACCTCGGGCGCGGCGTCCGGCGCGAACTCGAGCCGGGGCTTGAGATCGCGTACCCGGAACGCCTCGATCAGCTCCTCGACGTCCCGGGCGGTGGGCCGGGTGCCGGGGAGCGGGGTCGCGTAGTTGATGTACGGGCTGGTGGTGCCGGGATCGAAGCCCGCCACAAAGCCCCCGGTTTCGACCAGCACGGGGCGGCGGCGGAGGTTGGCTACGGCAAAGCTCTGGACGTCGGTGCCCATGGTGATGTGACCTCACGAAGAAGCGCGGCGGAGGGCGCCGCGAAAGGAATGGCGTGCGGATACGTGGGGCCGCCGTGAGGAGACGTGTGTGGCACCGATCGTTCAGTGCCGACGGCGGCCGCTTGGGGACGCCGAGTCCATGGGCTTCAGTCCTTTGACAGGTAGCAGGCAGGAGAAATCGCCATCGGCGAACATATCCCACGGCGTGGCCGGGTGACAGTTCGTTTTTTGGGGCGGCGGCGCGGTCGGCGGCCCGCGCCCGGCCTTTTCTCCGTTCAGAGGATTGACGCGGACACACCACGACCTTACCTTCTCGACAGGTCTCGTCGTTCACAAAGAAACTTGGTCTTCATGTATGTGGACGCGCACCTACCCCCACCCCCCACGGGAAGGCATTCCCATGCGCATCCGTACGCTGCTCGCCTCGCTGGCGACCGTGACCGCCGTCATCGGTGGCCTGGCCCTCGCGATGCCCGCCGGCGCCACCACCGCGGCCGCACCCTTCGCCGACCCCTCGAAGGCGCCGGGCGGCAACTTCGACCTGTCGGTGTGGCAACTCCAGGAACCGGTCGGCTCCCCCGGCAAGCCGACGACCATCCCCTCGTCCCGGCTTCAGGGCTCGAACGGATTCCAGGACGACTACTTCTACACCGACAAGCGCGACGGGGCGATGACGTTCTGGGCGCCGGAAAAGGGCGTCACCACACCGAACTCCAACTACGCCCGCTCCGAACTGCGCGAGATGAACCGCAACGGCGGCGCCGCGGACTGGTCGCTGAGCGGCTCCCACAAGCTGCAGGCGACGCTGCGCGTGGTGTCGGTGACGAAGAATGTCTGCGTCGGGCAGATCCACCTCGGCTCGGGCGGGTCCTCCACAAAGCCGCTGGTGGAGCTCTACTACCGCGCCAACGGCGACATCGTCCTCGGAACGGAGAACTCGCCCGAGGGCGGCCAGACGCTGCACAACGTGGGCCATGTGTCGGTCGGCAAGACCTGGAACTACACGATCGGCGTCTCCGGCGGCGACACGATCGACCTGACGGTCAACGGCAGCACGACGCACTACGACATCCCGTCGTCCTTCTTCCAGTACAAGCAGTACTTCAAGGCCGGCTCCTACAACCAGTCGTCCTCCGACAGCACCACGAACGGAGCGCGCGTCGGCTTCTACGGCCTGACCGTCTCCCACAGCTGAGCACCTGAGACCCGGCGGCCAAGGGGCCGCCGGGTCGTCGGCGTCAGCCGACCGGAAACCGAGCCACCCAGCGCCGCTGCCAAGGGGTCTCGACGGCCCGGTGATGATGGTGCGCGCGCGTCCAGGCGACAGCGTCCGTGGGCGCCACCCCCGCCATGATGGCCAGGCAGGCGATGACGGTCCCGGTGCGCCCGACGCCGCCTCCGCAGGCGACTTCGACGGGCGTGCCCGCCCGTGCCCGCTGGTGCAGCGCGCGGATCTGCCGCACGGCCAGGTCACGGTCACGCGGCAGCAGGAAATCGGGCCACTCGATCCACGCCCGCTCCCACTCCAGCCCCCCGTCATGCCGGTGGCGCAGCCGGGTGGACCCCAGATAGAGACCGAAGCCGGGCAGCGGCGCGTCCGGTCGCGGGTGGCGCAGCCCCCGGCCACGGACCCAGGAGCCATCCGGCAGCCGAAGGGAACCCGGCAGTGGTGTGTCACTCATCGGTCCCCGCTCCCGGCCCGAAGACCCACATCGCTCGAAGCGGCGTCGAAGTACAGCCGCCTATCGGCAGCGTAGTCCGTTCGGGCGCATATCCCGCTCCCCCGCGGTTACCCAGTGGGGACGAGCGGGGCGTGAACAGAGTGCGGTCCGGTGTGCTCGGCTTACGCTCCGCCGGGAAGAAAGGGCCACGCCCATGACGACTCCCGGCAACTTGCCCTCACCCGAGCAAGGGCTCGTTCTCACCCATTTCCTGACCGTGCGCGACGTCGTGAGATCGAGACGCTTCTACGCCGACATCTTCGGCGGCGAGGTCGTACTGGAGGAGAACCCGGCCATCGTGCGGGTGGCCAACAGCTGGATCATCATGAACCCCGGAGGCGGGCCCACCCCGGACAAGCCCGAGGTGACGCTTGTGCCGCCGGAGGGCGGTAACACCGTGTCCAGTTTCCTGAACGTCCGTGTCGCCGATATCGCCGCCTTCTACGCCGACGCCGTGGCCAAAGGAGCGGAGTTCCTCACGGAGCCCCTCGACCGCAAGGCCGAGCTGCGCTGCTATCTGCGCGACCCCGATGGCTACCTCATCGAGGTCGGCCAGGCCACCGGCATGCTCCGCGGGGTGTTCGCCGACCGTTGACCCACGGCCCCTCCCCGTTTGTGGTGATCTCAGCGCGGTCTTGTCGTATCGGAGCTCGATCGCGAGTGCGCAGCGGCGCTCCGACCGGGCGCTCCGCAAAGGAGGGAGCTCCCAGCACCCGGTCGGTGCGCGCGCGCATCAGACGGTCGCGGCCAGCCAGCCGATGGTCTCGGTGGTGTGCTTGCCGTCGCTCTTGGCGGCGCCGGCGTACACCTCGTTCAGGCGGATGAGGAAGCCCGTGTTGGTGACGTCATGAATGCGGATGCCGGGTGTCTCCGGGCCGTTGAAGGTCTGGGTCAGCGGGAGAACGACGACGCTGGAACCCGCCGGAAACGGGGTGGGGAAGGTGACGCGCGTGAAGGTCGAGGTGTTACCGCCAGTCGTCTCGATCGCATTGTCCGAGCTCAGGTCGATCTTGCCGGTCTGGATAAAGCTCATCGTCAACTTCCTTCGTTGGCAGCCTGGTTGCTCGGCCGTCCACGACGGCCGACGGGACACTCGCCATGAAATGGGCTTTGTATGCCGAAGTCCCACAAACGAGTGATCACCTTTCGGACAGCGCGACCGTGCGCATCTCAGTCGGCCTTGGAAGTTCGTTCGGATCGCTGGGCGGACCAAGCCCCCGAACATCACCTCCCAATGGCGTATCCCCGCGTGCTGTGCACACGATGGTGGGGTACGGCCACCCGTTCAGCCCCGCCTTCGGCACCCTCTCCAGCCAGGAGGAAGCTCTCCAGCCAGGAGGAAGCAGGCAATTCTTCGTTTTGCCCCGGACCAGCACTATTGCCGCTGGAAGCATTCCTGACTCGGTGACATCACTTCAGGTAGGTGAATCATGGGTATCCGAACAGGAAAGACCAATACGTTCGCCGCACTCGTCGCGGCGCTGGTGACTGTCCTGGTGGTCTCCCTCAGCACGAGTCCTGGAGCATGGGGCGAGAGCCCCGGCCATGGCACCGCGACGGCGCAAGCGCCGTCGCCTTACCCGCAGGCGAAACCGCCCCCCGGCTTTCAGTCCAAGTACGCGGAGGTAAACGGCTTCCGCATGCACTACCTGCGAGGCGGCAAAGGCTCACCGGTCGTGCTGATCCACGGGTTCCCTCAGTCGTGGGTCGAGTGGCGGGACCAGATGGGACCGCTCGCCGAGCACCACACCGTGATCGCCGTCGACCTCCGCGGCGCCGGCAACTCCGAAGTCACCAAGAGCGGCTACCAGAAGGCGCAGATGGCCCGGGACGTGCATGAGCTGCTGAAGCGGCTGAAGCTGAACGACGGCATCCAGGTCGTCGGGCACGACGTCGGCCTGTGGGTCAGCTACGCCTACGCGGCCCAGTGGCCGTCGGAGGTTCGCCGCATGGCCGTGATGGAGGCTCCCATCCCGGACGACAGCCTGTACCGCTTCCCGGCCCTGGAGGCCAACCCGAGGACCCCGTCGATGTGGCACTTCGGCCTGTTCCAGTTGCCTCTCGCCGAGCAGCTCATCTCCGGTCACGAGCGCGTCTTCGTCCGCGGCTTCATCGGGGAGCTTCTGGAGAACAAGTCCGCATTCACACCGGCTGACTACGACTTCTACGCCCATTACCTGAAGGAGCCGGGCCGCACGTTGGCCTGGATGCGCATGTACCGCCAGCTCCGCGAGGACGTCCAGCAGAACAAGAAGTTCCTGGCCGAAGGCAAACTGAGGATGCCCATTCTGGCGATCGGCGGCCAGGCATCGTTCGGTGGCAAGATCGCCGACCAATGGCGTGACTACGCCGTGAAAGTCCACGGCCGGGTCGTGAAGGGTTCGGGTCACTGGGTGACCGAGGAGAAGCCGCGCGAAGTGACGGCCATGCTGCAGTCCTTCCTGCGGAAGTAGGTTCCACAGCGACATCGCCGTCTGCGTCGTCCACCACGCACGGTAGTCAGGTGACATCTGGCCCGTTGGTGGCACGTCCCCGCGTCCCGCGTCCACCGGATCTTCGTCTGAACGGATGAACGGGAGTCCCCGCGTCGGCGCGGCGACTCCCGTTCCTGCGGCTTCGCAGGTCAGGATGGGTCTGCCCGCGTAGTGCCCTGGTGGGGCGGGTGGGACTCGAACCCACGGCCGACGGATTATGAGTCCGCTGCTCTAACCGGCTGAGCTACCGCCCCGTAACGGCGCGTCGTACACATCTGCGCGCGCCGTCTGCCGCAGCATAGCCGCTCATACGATCTGCTGCTTCGAAGGGCCGGTGATGGGAGCCCCCCTGGCTTCGATCATGGCGTAGATCACGTCCATAGGGGCCCGGAAATGAAAAAGGACCCCGCAAGGGGTCCTCCTCACTGCTCCCCCGACTGGACTCGAACCAGTAACCCTCCGGTTAACAGCCGAATGCTCTGCCAATTGAGCTACAGGGGACCGAGCTCCCCCGACTGGACTCGAACCAGTAACCTGCCGGTTAACAGCCGGCTGCTCTGCCAATTGAGCTACAGGGGATTGCTCCGTGTGCCGCGACCGTGACCCCGCCCGGGGCTTCCGGACGGCGTGCGCTCGCTGCGACACATACATTAGCGCAAGCAGGGGGGTGCTCCGCCAATCGGTTCGCCGCGTCCGCCCTCGGGCGATCCGCGGCCGATCCAGGGATGATCTTCTACGTGATCGTGGGTGATCTGCGGCGCGGGCGGGTAGGCGCGCAGCACGACCCCGGGGTCCGGACGTGAAGGACAGCGAGAAGGGCAGGTCGATGCGCTACCGGCTGACGTTCATCACTGGGATGGCTGTGGGTTACGTGCTGGGCACGCGAGCGGGCCATGAGCGGTACGAGCAGTTGCGCGCCTGTGCGCAGAAGTTCGCGCGGAATCCGGCCGTCCGCAATACCGCCGAGTCGGCCGCGCAAGGAGGCCGACTGGCCGCCGTGCGCGCGCTGGACAAGGTCCGGCCGCTGCGCGAGAAGATCGGGCAGCGCGACGCCCGCGCGGTGGGCGAGGACGACTGGGGCACCAGCAACACCTAGCCGCGGCGGTGGCATGATCTGATCCATGGGGATAGTCGCCGGGTTGGACAGTTCGTCCGAGAGCACACGAATCGTCGTCTGTGACACCGATACGGGTGCCGTGATCAAACAGGGGTACGCCCCGCACCCGGTCGGCGGCAGCGGCGATGTGGATCCACAGGCGTGGCTGATGTCCCTCGGCGAGGCCGCCGAGGGCGGGCTCCTCGAAGGGGTCCAGGCCATCGGCGTCTCGGCGCAGCAGCACGGGCTGCTGGCGCTGGACGCGGGCGGGGTGCTGGTGCGCCCCGCGCTGATGGGCAACGACAAGCGCGCCCAGTCCGCGGCCGCCGACCTCACCGAGGCGCTCGGCGGCCGCACCGCATGGGCCCAGGCGGTCGGCGCCGTGCCGACCGCCTCGCAGCCGGTAGCCAAGCTGCGCTGGCTGGCGCGGAGCGAGCCGGACTCGGCGCACCGCGTGGCCGAGCTGATGCAGCCGCACGACTGGCTGGTGTGGCAGCTGCTGGGGCGGCCGGTGCGGCGTACGACCGACCGCGGCACGGCCTCCAGCAGCGGCTACTGGTCGGCGGCGAGCGGGTCCTGGCGCCCCGACCTGGTCCAGCTGGCCCTCGGTCACCAGGTGCGGCTGCCGGAGGTCATCGGCCCGGCCGACGCCGCCGGGCACACCCCCGAGGGGCTGCTGATCTCCGCCGGTACGGGCGAGACCATGGCCGCCGCCTTCGGGCTCGGGGTCGGGGTCGGCGACGCGGTGATCTCCCTGGGCGCCTCCGGCTCGGTCTTCTCCATCCACCACGAGGCGCTGGCCGATCCGACCGGCACGATCCTCTCGTACGCGGACGCCACCGGAATGCATCTGCCGGTGGTGCATACGCTCAACGCGGTACGGACGCTGCGCGGTACGGCGGAGCTACTCGGTACGGATCTCGACGGGCTCTCCGCCCTCGCGATGAAGTCCACCCCGGGGTCGTACGGCCTGGTGCTGCTGCCCTATCTG contains:
- a CDS encoding polysaccharide lyase family 7 protein, translating into MRIRTLLASLATVTAVIGGLALAMPAGATTAAAPFADPSKAPGGNFDLSVWQLQEPVGSPGKPTTIPSSRLQGSNGFQDDYFYTDKRDGAMTFWAPEKGVTTPNSNYARSELREMNRNGGAADWSLSGSHKLQATLRVVSVTKNVCVGQIHLGSGGSSTKPLVELYYRANGDIVLGTENSPEGGQTLHNVGHVSVGKTWNYTIGVSGGDTIDLTVNGSTTHYDIPSSFFQYKQYFKAGSYNQSSSDSTTNGARVGFYGLTVSHS
- a CDS encoding phosphatase domain-containing protein; amino-acid sequence: MSDTPLPGSLRLPDGSWVRGRGLRHPRPDAPLPGFGLYLGSTRLRHRHDGGLEWERAWIEWPDFLLPRDRDLAVRQIRALHQRARAGTPVEVACGGGVGRTGTVIACLAIMAGVAPTDAVAWTRAHHHHRAVETPWQRRWVARFPVG
- a CDS encoding VOC family protein, with translation MTTPGNLPSPEQGLVLTHFLTVRDVVRSRRFYADIFGGEVVLEENPAIVRVANSWIIMNPGGGPTPDKPEVTLVPPEGGNTVSSFLNVRVADIAAFYADAVAKGAEFLTEPLDRKAELRCYLRDPDGYLIEVGQATGMLRGVFADR
- a CDS encoding alpha/beta fold hydrolase codes for the protein MGIRTGKTNTFAALVAALVTVLVVSLSTSPGAWGESPGHGTATAQAPSPYPQAKPPPGFQSKYAEVNGFRMHYLRGGKGSPVVLIHGFPQSWVEWRDQMGPLAEHHTVIAVDLRGAGNSEVTKSGYQKAQMARDVHELLKRLKLNDGIQVVGHDVGLWVSYAYAAQWPSEVRRMAVMEAPIPDDSLYRFPALEANPRTPSMWHFGLFQLPLAEQLISGHERVFVRGFIGELLENKSAFTPADYDFYAHYLKEPGRTLAWMRMYRQLREDVQQNKKFLAEGKLRMPILAIGGQASFGGKIADQWRDYAVKVHGRVVKGSGHWVTEEKPREVTAMLQSFLRK
- a CDS encoding FGGY family carbohydrate kinase, which produces MGIVAGLDSSSESTRIVVCDTDTGAVIKQGYAPHPVGGSGDVDPQAWLMSLGEAAEGGLLEGVQAIGVSAQQHGLLALDAGGVLVRPALMGNDKRAQSAAADLTEALGGRTAWAQAVGAVPTASQPVAKLRWLARSEPDSAHRVAELMQPHDWLVWQLLGRPVRRTTDRGTASSSGYWSAASGSWRPDLVQLALGHQVRLPEVIGPADAAGHTPEGLLISAGTGETMAAAFGLGVGVGDAVISLGASGSVFSIHHEALADPTGTILSYADATGMHLPVVHTLNAVRTLRGTAELLGTDLDGLSALAMKSTPGSYGLVLLPYLEGERTPHLPHTAGTLTGLRRESMKPEHLARASFEGMLCGLADALDVLRGRGVQVRRVFLLGPAADLQAVRAIAPALLGVQVVVPQPADYAALGAARQAAWALGVSHGTQSPHEPPRWPAAASQVFEPGEELPVGQAVRQQYVAVREQTHPGAFEPGAFEPGTVEPAAQETVGHAAGGGYEAGGFETGGYETGSGHDHGATGGYGAM